In Topomyia yanbarensis strain Yona2022 chromosome 2, ASM3024719v1, whole genome shotgun sequence, one DNA window encodes the following:
- the LOC131681799 gene encoding rap guanine nucleotide exchange factor 2 isoform X3 — MTDRKLPISLSDHSEFGINHGAGTIIGGGVGSGSSIGLAVGVGSIGLPGVVGVGGLGGSSVASVTGGGSSGNVSNKHAIARLKHTNSLTAGIPPELYDKGNRLSHSSDTSQTDTMTSVTSSSLDSDEVDLSGLVESVVDSDEEDIAESIDSMSVRDTVRECLEKDPSDRTVDDIEILLEFTQKLKAFTNMTFAVRRALCSVMVFAVVEKAGTIVMNDGEELDSWSVLINGHVEIEHANGEIEYLHIGDSFGIMPTMDKLYHRGIMRTKCDDCQFVCITQTDYYRIQHQGEDNIRKIEDNGQVVMVTELRNSTGENGSRKGYVVIRGTVERLTQQLVEDTTQTDPYYVEDFLLTFRTFISDPIDVSKQLLKWFNVDGLDDGSELVDAIHQASANDICDRVTRVVLLWVNNHFTDFDTDPQMMEFLEIFESALEKKNMLEQLRLLHVYAQHNARERNVTLARSSRDEDLNFQISGGIGGIFITKVEPKTKAYDVGLKRGDQILEVNGQNFEHITCARALELLMGTTHLSITIKSNLWAFKGMLSSADGDSSKLKIDLKKGLRADLLQSQKSIDLVDKAGLLPTPQFLMPLPVRDDYGRKDSGASTPSSSHMNNNKGSFMTLGGKKRLQKALIKMNLLPKNIVFQDDSINNNNSCNNNSNYDSSDRSSGISVNFSSQASSISTSSITTADSDETPPTSTYQSNSDLREHPQTPAKALSIEAIIPKSGTLYYEELRASDYPEHILKVYKSDQTCKYLLVHKETTAHEVVMLALQEFGIHDPSSNFSLCEVSVGEGGMIKQRRLPDQLQNLAERIGLSSRYYLKTNGITETLVPDDVAPELIRESAVHFLQLNANELAIQLTLQDFAIFRQIESTEYIDDLFTLKSRYGKPMLVKFSELVNREMFWVVTEVCSEHNMMRRCKIIKQFIKIARHCKECKNFNSLFAIISGLGHAAVSRLRQSWEKLPSKYQKLFNDLQELMDPSRNMSKYRQLIQTELNAQHPVIPFYPVVKKDLTFIHLGNDSKIDSLINFEKLRMISKEVRTLLQMCNSPYDILTMLELKCQPPSSAMVALNQMSVPSSGNLMMPPPPAVHSQTVKRRKKSTAAPNPKKMFEEAQMVRRVKAYLNNMKVTTDEDELHKLSLECEQQGGSTPNNVQVRKRYPSPTLSTTSSTSSTSEGKKGALGLGMSSLSIGSSGSGNSGAPKFGAASPQAVKKLLSLSEQTKTRPHQPRHPSVGAALPASLNNIHHHNQLALHNNLSHYHHAHHTPYHHHAGISISPSHVSSGSQCCVGTGTGGGTGSGIGMSHPYPSTHPSYAVSSGLHLSNMHPNPPNYNTTMSMYSNGRPAVMSSRILESSVDSTSQLPPPMELPPESSSFRSPPNYAQAAHRRISGNNTILPSFPAPHQNFGSSSRIIAAVGISPITPNYAPTVVNSLSPMYTTNPGPGSGTVVSGTNSNLPPAIPARMHESSGVSHTIESVQPPPTLPPSLDLSVESSSVTVISNTAPVL, encoded by the exons CTAACGGCCGGCATTCCACCTGAACTGTATGATAAGGGTAACCGCCTGTCACATTCTAGCGATACCAGCCAGACAGATACGATGACGTCCGTTACGAGTTCCTCGCTCGACTCGGACGAGGTTGACCTGTCCGGTCTGGTCGAATCGGTTGTCGATTCCGACGAGGAAGACATTGCCGAAAGCATAGAT AGCATGAGTGTTCGAGATACCGTGCGAGAGTGCTTGGAAAAGGATCCAAGCGATCGTACGGTGGATGATATTGAGATACTACTCGAGTTCACGCAGAAACTAAAGGCGTTCACGAACATGACATTTGCCGTCCGGCGGGCACTCTGCTCAGTGATGGTATTCGCTGTGGTTGAAAAGGCTGGAACCATAGTGATGAATGATGGAGAGGAATTGGATTCGTGGAGCGTTCTGATCAATGGACACGTGGAGATTGAGCATGCCAATGGTGAAATAGAATATCTGCATATAGGAGATAGTTTTGGAATCATGCCGACGATGGACAAGCTGTACCATCGGGGAATTATGCGGACCAAATGTGACGATTGTCAGTTTGTGTGTATCACGCAGACAGATTACTATCGGATACAGCACCAAGGAGAAGACAATATTAGGAAAATTGAAGATAATGGTCAGGTAGTAATGGTAACGGAATTAAGAAATAGCACAGGGGAAAATGGATCTAGAAAAGGGTACGTGGTCATCCGGGGTACGGTGGAACGGTTAACGCAGCAGCTGGTCGAAGATACAACTCAAACTGATCCTTACTACGTGGAAGATTTTCTTTTGACTTTCCGAACGTTTATCAGTGATCCGATTGATGTGTCCAAGCAACTACTAAAGTGGTTCAATGTAGATGGTTTAGACGATGGCAGTGAGCTTGTAGATGCAATACACCAGGCTTCGGCGAACGATATTTGTGATCGTGTAACGAGAGTTGTTCTACTGTGGGTAAATAATCATTTTACAGATTTTGACACGGATCCACAGATGATGGAGTTTCTGGAGATTTTTGAATCTGCCCTAGAAAAGAAAAACATGTTAGAGCAGTTGAGGCTACTGCATGTTTATGCCCAGCACAATGCTAGAGAACGAAATGTTACCTTAGCTAGAAGCTCGCGAGATGAggatttgaattttcaaatatctgGGGGCATAGGTGGGATTTTTATCACAAAGGTCGAACCAAAGACTAAAGCCTACGACGTAGGTTTGAAAAGGGGAGATCAAATACTTGAAGTTAATGGACAAAACTTTGAACACATCACTTGTGCACGAGCGTTGGAACTGTTAATGGGAACTACACACCTAAGCATAACCATTAAGAGTAATCTTTGGGCGTTTAAAGGAATGCTTTCAAGTGCCGATGGAGATTCCAGTAAGCTAAAGATAGATCTGAAAAAAGGTTTACGGGCGGATTTACTGCAATCGCAAAAATCGATAGATCTAGTAGACAAAGCTGGTTTGTTGCCAACACCCCAGTTCCTCATGCCACTGCCGGTGCGAGATGACTATGGACGAAAAGATTCGGGAGCCTCCACACCATCTTCGTCACATATGAACAACAACAAGGGAAGTTTCATGACCCTGGGTGGTAAGAAACGGCTACAGAAAGCTCTGATTAAAATGAATCTGCTTCCAAAGAACATAGTTTTCCAGGACGATAgcatcaacaacaataacagTTGTAACAATAATAGCAATTACGATAGCAGCGATCGGTCGTCCGGAATCAGCGTGAATTTCTCCTCGCAAGCTTCATCTATTTCGACTTCTTCGATAACGACGGCTGATTCGGATGAGACACCACCAACATCCACCTATCAAAGCAATTCCGATCTGAGGGAGCATCCACAAACACCCGCTAAGGCGCTGTCAATAGAGGCAATCATTCCAAAAAGTGGCACTCTTTACTATGAGGAACTACGTGCCAGCGATTATCCTGAACACATTCTCAAAGTATACAAGTCAGATCAGACCTGCAAGTATCTGCTGGTTCACAAGGAGACCACAGCCCATGAAGTAGTGATGTTAGCCTTGCAGGAGTTTGGAATTCACGATCCAAGCTCGAATTTTTCACTTTGTGAGGTGAGTGTTGGTGAAGGCGGAATGATTAAGCAAAGGCGGCTGCCAGATCAGTTGCAAAACCTTGCTGAACGGATTGGATTAAGTTCGAGGTATTATCTGAAAACTAATGGAATCACTGAAACACTGGTACCTGACGATGTCGCTCCGGAGCTAATCCGTGAAAGTGCCGTTCATTTTCTTCAGCTTAATGCGAATGAATTGGCAATTCAGTTAACGTTACAAGATTTCGCTATCTTTCGGCAAATCGAATCCACCGAATATATCGATGACTTATTTACATTGAAAAGCCGTTACGGTAAGCCTATGCTGGTGAAATTTTCCGAGCTAGTAAATAGGGAAATGTTCTGGGTTGTCACCGAAGTGTGCAGTGAGCATAATATGATGCGAAGATGTAAGATTATTAAACAGTTCATCAAAATCGCTAGGCACTGCAAGGAATGTAAAAATTTCAACAGTTTGTTTGCGATCATCAGTGGACTAGGTCATGCGGCAGTTTCAAGACTGCGGCAATCCTGGGAAAAGCTGCCATCCAAATATCAAAAACTTTTTAATGACCTTCAAGAACTGATGGATCCTTCGCGAAACATGTCGAAGTACCGTCAACTAATACAAACTGAACTCAATGCTCAGCATCCCGTCATTCCTTTTTATCCAGTGGTGAAAAAGGACCTCACATTCATTCACTTAGGCAACGATTCCAAAATCGATAGCCTGATCAATTTCGAAAAATTGCGCATGATTTCCAAGGAAGTTCGTACCTTGCTACAAATGTGCAATTCACCCTATGATATCCTTACAATGCTGGAACTAAAATGCCAACCGCCGAGTTCAGCTATGGTTGCACTAAACCAGATGTCGGTGCCTTCCAGTGGTAATCTGATGATGCCTCCACCTCCCGCTGTTCACAGTCAAACGGTGAAGCGCAGGAAAAAATCAACAGCAGCTCCCAATCCGAAGAAGATGTTTGAAGAAGCTCAGATGGTTCGAAGGGTGAAGGCGTATCTCAACAACATGAAAGTCACAACCGACGAAGATGAGTTGCACAAACTTTCACTAGAATGTGAACAACAAGGAGGAAGCACACCAAACAACGTTCAGGTGAGAAAACGATATCCATCTCCTACGTTATCTACAACTTCAAGTACCAGCTCGACCAGTGAGGGCAAGAAAGGAGCTCTTGGTCTAGGGATGAGCAGTCTTTCAATAGGCAGCTCTGGCAGTGGCAACAGTGGTGCACCAAAATTTGGCGCCGCATCACCACAGGCAGTCAAAAAATTACTTTCGCTTTCGGAACAAACCAAAACTCGACCACATCAACCACGACATCCATCGGTAGGCGCTGCACTCCCGGCCTCGCTGAACAACATTCACCATCATAATCAGCTCGCGCTTCATAACAATTTGTCTCATTACCACCACGCTCATCATACACCGTATCATCATCACGCCGGAATCTCGATAAGTCCTTCGCACGTGTCCAGCGGTAGCCAATGTTGTGTTGGCACTGGCACTGGCGGAGGAACTGGCTCAGGCATTGGAATGTCCCATCCGTATCCCAGTACTCATCCAAGCTATGCGGTTTCCAGTGGGTTACATCTATCCAACATGCATCCCAATCCACCAAACTATAACACAACCATGTCGATGTATTCCAACGGGCGTCCGGCGGTTATGTCCAGCCGGATATTGGAGAGTTCCGTGGACTCCACTAGTCAACTGCCGCCGCCGATGGAACTACCACCGGAAAGCAGCTCATTCCGAAGTCCACCAAACTACG CACAAGCCGCCCATCGACGCATCAGTGGCAACAATACAATCTTGCCGTCGTTCCCCGCACCCCATCAGAATTTCGGATCATCTTCTCGGATTATCGCTGCCGTCGGTATATCACCTATCACACCAAACTACGCTCCAACGGTAGTGAATTCGTTATCACCCATGTACACCACCAATCCCGGTCCAGGCAGTGGCACCGTCGTATCCGGAACCAACAGCAATCTTCCACCGGCCATTCCCGCTCGAATGCATGAATCGAGCGGAGTGTCACATACGATTGAATCGGTACAACCACCGCCGACGTTGCCACCTAGTTTAGACTTGTCGGTGGAGAGCAGCTCAGTGACAGTAATCAGCAATACCGCACCTG TTTTGTAG
- the LOC131681799 gene encoding rap guanine nucleotide exchange factor 2 isoform X1 → MTDRKLPISLSDHSEFGINHGAGTIIGGGVGSGSSIGLAVGVGSIGLPGVVGVGGLGGSSVASVTGGGSSGNVSNKHAIARLKHTNSLTAGIPPELYDKGNRLSHSSDTSQTDTMTSVTSSSLDSDEVDLSGLVESVVDSDEEDIAESIDSMSVRDTVRECLEKDPSDRTVDDIEILLEFTQKLKAFTNMTFAVRRALCSVMVFAVVEKAGTIVMNDGEELDSWSVLINGHVEIEHANGEIEYLHIGDSFGIMPTMDKLYHRGIMRTKCDDCQFVCITQTDYYRIQHQGEDNIRKIEDNGQVVMVTELRNSTGENGSRKGYVVIRGTVERLTQQLVEDTTQTDPYYVEDFLLTFRTFISDPIDVSKQLLKWFNVDGLDDGSELVDAIHQASANDICDRVTRVVLLWVNNHFTDFDTDPQMMEFLEIFESALEKKNMLEQLRLLHVYAQHNARERNVTLARSSRDEDLNFQISGGIGGIFITKVEPKTKAYDVGLKRGDQILEVNGQNFEHITCARALELLMGTTHLSITIKSNLWAFKGMLSSADGDSSKLKIDLKKGLRADLLQSQKSIDLVDKAGLLPTPQFLMPLPVRDDYGRKDSGASTPSSSHMNNNKGSFMTLGGKKRLQKALIKMNLLPKNIVFQDDSINNNNSCNNNSNYDSSDRSSGISVNFSSQASSISTSSITTADSDETPPTSTYQSNSDLREHPQTPAKALSIEAIIPKSGTLYYEELRASDYPEHILKVYKSDQTCKYLLVHKETTAHEVVMLALQEFGIHDPSSNFSLCEVSVGEGGMIKQRRLPDQLQNLAERIGLSSRYYLKTNGITETLVPDDVAPELIRESAVHFLQLNANELAIQLTLQDFAIFRQIESTEYIDDLFTLKSRYGKPMLVKFSELVNREMFWVVTEVCSEHNMMRRCKIIKQFIKIARHCKECKNFNSLFAIISGLGHAAVSRLRQSWEKLPSKYQKLFNDLQELMDPSRNMSKYRQLIQTELNAQHPVIPFYPVVKKDLTFIHLGNDSKIDSLINFEKLRMISKEVRTLLQMCNSPYDILTMLELKCQPPSSAMVALNQMSVPSSGNLMMPPPPAVHSQTVKRRKKSTAAPNPKKMFEEAQMVRRVKAYLNNMKVTTDEDELHKLSLECEQQGGSTPNNVQVRKRYPSPTLSTTSSTSSTSEGKKGALGLGMSSLSIGSSGSGNSGAPKFGAASPQAVKKLLSLSEQTKTRPHQPRHPSVGAALPASLNNIHHHNQLALHNNLSHYHHAHHTPYHHHAGISISPSHVSSGSQCCVGTGTGGGTGSGIGMSHPYPSTHPSYAVSSGLHLSNMHPNPPNYNTTMSMYSNGRPAVMSSRILESSVDSTSQLPPPMELPPESSSFRSPPNYAQAAHRRISGNNTILPSFPAPHQNFGSSSRIIAAVGISPITPNYAPTVVNSLSPMYTTNPGPGSGTVVSGTNSNLPPAIPARMHESSGVSHTIESVQPPPTLPPSLDLSVESSSVTVISNTAPARPPSYTQYVPQPFHNHMSRPRGPRF, encoded by the exons CTAACGGCCGGCATTCCACCTGAACTGTATGATAAGGGTAACCGCCTGTCACATTCTAGCGATACCAGCCAGACAGATACGATGACGTCCGTTACGAGTTCCTCGCTCGACTCGGACGAGGTTGACCTGTCCGGTCTGGTCGAATCGGTTGTCGATTCCGACGAGGAAGACATTGCCGAAAGCATAGAT AGCATGAGTGTTCGAGATACCGTGCGAGAGTGCTTGGAAAAGGATCCAAGCGATCGTACGGTGGATGATATTGAGATACTACTCGAGTTCACGCAGAAACTAAAGGCGTTCACGAACATGACATTTGCCGTCCGGCGGGCACTCTGCTCAGTGATGGTATTCGCTGTGGTTGAAAAGGCTGGAACCATAGTGATGAATGATGGAGAGGAATTGGATTCGTGGAGCGTTCTGATCAATGGACACGTGGAGATTGAGCATGCCAATGGTGAAATAGAATATCTGCATATAGGAGATAGTTTTGGAATCATGCCGACGATGGACAAGCTGTACCATCGGGGAATTATGCGGACCAAATGTGACGATTGTCAGTTTGTGTGTATCACGCAGACAGATTACTATCGGATACAGCACCAAGGAGAAGACAATATTAGGAAAATTGAAGATAATGGTCAGGTAGTAATGGTAACGGAATTAAGAAATAGCACAGGGGAAAATGGATCTAGAAAAGGGTACGTGGTCATCCGGGGTACGGTGGAACGGTTAACGCAGCAGCTGGTCGAAGATACAACTCAAACTGATCCTTACTACGTGGAAGATTTTCTTTTGACTTTCCGAACGTTTATCAGTGATCCGATTGATGTGTCCAAGCAACTACTAAAGTGGTTCAATGTAGATGGTTTAGACGATGGCAGTGAGCTTGTAGATGCAATACACCAGGCTTCGGCGAACGATATTTGTGATCGTGTAACGAGAGTTGTTCTACTGTGGGTAAATAATCATTTTACAGATTTTGACACGGATCCACAGATGATGGAGTTTCTGGAGATTTTTGAATCTGCCCTAGAAAAGAAAAACATGTTAGAGCAGTTGAGGCTACTGCATGTTTATGCCCAGCACAATGCTAGAGAACGAAATGTTACCTTAGCTAGAAGCTCGCGAGATGAggatttgaattttcaaatatctgGGGGCATAGGTGGGATTTTTATCACAAAGGTCGAACCAAAGACTAAAGCCTACGACGTAGGTTTGAAAAGGGGAGATCAAATACTTGAAGTTAATGGACAAAACTTTGAACACATCACTTGTGCACGAGCGTTGGAACTGTTAATGGGAACTACACACCTAAGCATAACCATTAAGAGTAATCTTTGGGCGTTTAAAGGAATGCTTTCAAGTGCCGATGGAGATTCCAGTAAGCTAAAGATAGATCTGAAAAAAGGTTTACGGGCGGATTTACTGCAATCGCAAAAATCGATAGATCTAGTAGACAAAGCTGGTTTGTTGCCAACACCCCAGTTCCTCATGCCACTGCCGGTGCGAGATGACTATGGACGAAAAGATTCGGGAGCCTCCACACCATCTTCGTCACATATGAACAACAACAAGGGAAGTTTCATGACCCTGGGTGGTAAGAAACGGCTACAGAAAGCTCTGATTAAAATGAATCTGCTTCCAAAGAACATAGTTTTCCAGGACGATAgcatcaacaacaataacagTTGTAACAATAATAGCAATTACGATAGCAGCGATCGGTCGTCCGGAATCAGCGTGAATTTCTCCTCGCAAGCTTCATCTATTTCGACTTCTTCGATAACGACGGCTGATTCGGATGAGACACCACCAACATCCACCTATCAAAGCAATTCCGATCTGAGGGAGCATCCACAAACACCCGCTAAGGCGCTGTCAATAGAGGCAATCATTCCAAAAAGTGGCACTCTTTACTATGAGGAACTACGTGCCAGCGATTATCCTGAACACATTCTCAAAGTATACAAGTCAGATCAGACCTGCAAGTATCTGCTGGTTCACAAGGAGACCACAGCCCATGAAGTAGTGATGTTAGCCTTGCAGGAGTTTGGAATTCACGATCCAAGCTCGAATTTTTCACTTTGTGAGGTGAGTGTTGGTGAAGGCGGAATGATTAAGCAAAGGCGGCTGCCAGATCAGTTGCAAAACCTTGCTGAACGGATTGGATTAAGTTCGAGGTATTATCTGAAAACTAATGGAATCACTGAAACACTGGTACCTGACGATGTCGCTCCGGAGCTAATCCGTGAAAGTGCCGTTCATTTTCTTCAGCTTAATGCGAATGAATTGGCAATTCAGTTAACGTTACAAGATTTCGCTATCTTTCGGCAAATCGAATCCACCGAATATATCGATGACTTATTTACATTGAAAAGCCGTTACGGTAAGCCTATGCTGGTGAAATTTTCCGAGCTAGTAAATAGGGAAATGTTCTGGGTTGTCACCGAAGTGTGCAGTGAGCATAATATGATGCGAAGATGTAAGATTATTAAACAGTTCATCAAAATCGCTAGGCACTGCAAGGAATGTAAAAATTTCAACAGTTTGTTTGCGATCATCAGTGGACTAGGTCATGCGGCAGTTTCAAGACTGCGGCAATCCTGGGAAAAGCTGCCATCCAAATATCAAAAACTTTTTAATGACCTTCAAGAACTGATGGATCCTTCGCGAAACATGTCGAAGTACCGTCAACTAATACAAACTGAACTCAATGCTCAGCATCCCGTCATTCCTTTTTATCCAGTGGTGAAAAAGGACCTCACATTCATTCACTTAGGCAACGATTCCAAAATCGATAGCCTGATCAATTTCGAAAAATTGCGCATGATTTCCAAGGAAGTTCGTACCTTGCTACAAATGTGCAATTCACCCTATGATATCCTTACAATGCTGGAACTAAAATGCCAACCGCCGAGTTCAGCTATGGTTGCACTAAACCAGATGTCGGTGCCTTCCAGTGGTAATCTGATGATGCCTCCACCTCCCGCTGTTCACAGTCAAACGGTGAAGCGCAGGAAAAAATCAACAGCAGCTCCCAATCCGAAGAAGATGTTTGAAGAAGCTCAGATGGTTCGAAGGGTGAAGGCGTATCTCAACAACATGAAAGTCACAACCGACGAAGATGAGTTGCACAAACTTTCACTAGAATGTGAACAACAAGGAGGAAGCACACCAAACAACGTTCAGGTGAGAAAACGATATCCATCTCCTACGTTATCTACAACTTCAAGTACCAGCTCGACCAGTGAGGGCAAGAAAGGAGCTCTTGGTCTAGGGATGAGCAGTCTTTCAATAGGCAGCTCTGGCAGTGGCAACAGTGGTGCACCAAAATTTGGCGCCGCATCACCACAGGCAGTCAAAAAATTACTTTCGCTTTCGGAACAAACCAAAACTCGACCACATCAACCACGACATCCATCGGTAGGCGCTGCACTCCCGGCCTCGCTGAACAACATTCACCATCATAATCAGCTCGCGCTTCATAACAATTTGTCTCATTACCACCACGCTCATCATACACCGTATCATCATCACGCCGGAATCTCGATAAGTCCTTCGCACGTGTCCAGCGGTAGCCAATGTTGTGTTGGCACTGGCACTGGCGGAGGAACTGGCTCAGGCATTGGAATGTCCCATCCGTATCCCAGTACTCATCCAAGCTATGCGGTTTCCAGTGGGTTACATCTATCCAACATGCATCCCAATCCACCAAACTATAACACAACCATGTCGATGTATTCCAACGGGCGTCCGGCGGTTATGTCCAGCCGGATATTGGAGAGTTCCGTGGACTCCACTAGTCAACTGCCGCCGCCGATGGAACTACCACCGGAAAGCAGCTCATTCCGAAGTCCACCAAACTACG CACAAGCCGCCCATCGACGCATCAGTGGCAACAATACAATCTTGCCGTCGTTCCCCGCACCCCATCAGAATTTCGGATCATCTTCTCGGATTATCGCTGCCGTCGGTATATCACCTATCACACCAAACTACGCTCCAACGGTAGTGAATTCGTTATCACCCATGTACACCACCAATCCCGGTCCAGGCAGTGGCACCGTCGTATCCGGAACCAACAGCAATCTTCCACCGGCCATTCCCGCTCGAATGCATGAATCGAGCGGAGTGTCACATACGATTGAATCGGTACAACCACCGCCGACGTTGCCACCTAGTTTAGACTTGTCGGTGGAGAGCAGCTCAGTGACAGTAATCAGCAATACCGCACCTG CGAGACCACCCTCCTATACTCAGTATGTTCCGCAGCCGTTTCACAATCATATGTCTAGACCACGAGGACCAAGATTCTAG